The Methanobacterium sp. sequence TATTGAGAGTTTAGGGCAGGGTAATGGTTGTTGGGTAAATTCAAATTTTTTTGAGAATGAAATAAAAAGAATTTTTTAAGGTTTGTTTAAAAAAAGTATATTAAAGTTTGATTTCTCTTTATTTACCAGACATTGGAGTACGGGATCTATCTGAACCTTCTACAATGTCATTAACCCATGACATGGCTGCTGCAATGTTTGGATATCCTATGGTGTTTGTTATAATGAGTAGGGTATGATAAAGCTCTTCTGATGAAGCTCCATGTATCATTGCTCTTCTTGCATGGCTATGGACACCTCCTTCAGAGCGTATTGCAGCAGAAGCTGCAAGCTGTATAAGATGACATGTCTTTTCATCTAATGGACCTATTTCTTTTGCTATACGGCCTAATTCATCTAAAGCATCGCCGTATTCTTTAAATCGTTTGGTAATGCTTTTATAATTATCTGGTAATTCATGCATTTCTTCCATCTCACCCATATTACTCATCTCCTTAATAATTTTTATGTAATTAATAATATCTTTTTGATCAAATATATTTATCTAACGCTTTATTTTGATGAAATAAATTTTTTAAAAATAAGATTCATGATAATTTAAAAAGAATAGAACGATTTAAATTCTCTATTATACATTTTCTACTTAAACAATATAGAAATTAAATGTATCTATCCAATTTAACGAATTACCATTCTATCGGAGTACCTGGAAAAATAAGATAATCAAAATAAAATTCTAATGTCTACTTAATGTGATTCTTTTAAAATGCAATACTGTGGAGTGTATTGACACTTTTAATGGAAATAATTAATGAATGGTTTCTACACATTCTTTATAGTAGGGTTCTCTGTTTGATATAGCATCCAAAAATATTTTTTTGAGATATTCATCAGCATATCCAAGACGTATAGGTTCTAGAAGGTCAACTAAATTATCATTTCTAAGTAAACACGGCTTAATTTTTCCATCAGGGGTTATTCTGAGCCTTGTACAGTTTTTACAAAATTCGGTGTTATCCATGGGCTTTACAATCTCAATTTCTCCGCCTTCAAGGAAATATTTCTTCCTATCCTGCATAAATTGCCTTGTTTTAACATCATCAGCAATTTCATTAAGTTCATCTTCTAATCCACTCATCTCATAATGATATTCATCAAAAAATTCGGTATCAGGACATGTTTCTGTATTTAAAAGCTCTATAAGTTGTAAAATTGCATTATTTTCTTTACAAAAATGGAACATGTCCCATATTTCGCAGTGATTTATTCCTTTCATTACTACCATGTTTACTTTAACTGGATAAAGGCCTACTTCAGAAGCAGTTTTAATTCCTTCTTTAGCTTTTTCCAGGTAATCTTTTTTCGTTATAAAGCGATATGTTTCAGGATTTAGAGTATCAAAGCTTACATTAACTCGATTAAGTCCTGCTTGTTTTAGATCTTTGGCATATTTTCCAAGAAGAGTTCCATTTGTGGTTAAAGCAATATCTTTAAAGCCAACTGATGATATTTTCTTAACAATTTCTACAATATCGTCCCTTATTAACGGTTCTCCTCCAGAAAGTCTTATCTTCCGAACCCCAATATCTGCAGCAATTTTGGCTACTCTGTAGATTTCATCAGCTGTCATTTCATAGCTCTGGGGTATTATACCGTCATGATGGCAGTAAAAACATCTTACATTGCAGCGATTGGTTATTGAGATTCTCAGTGAAAATACTGGTCTTTCATATTTGTCCTTTGCAGTCATTTTTAATCAACGGTTTATTTTTATGCACTCAGTTTTAGAGAATTATGTTTCACTATTTAATATGTTTTTCCAATTGTGCTGCCTTTTATTAATAATTCAATTTTTTTATTTTCAAAATCCTTTAGTGCTTCTCCCCGCAGAGAGGATATCATTCCAAGTGTAGTATTTTGAACAAATGTCTGGACAAACGGGTTCATCGGAACTGGTTTACCATCTACTTTAAGCTCTATATCCTTCATTTTCTTCATTACACATATTTGTTCAGTTGTTTTTCCTTCTGCTACTGCCTTTGCCATGTCCTTGCAGCTTTCAAAACCACAATCCTTACAGTCCATATATGGCAATATACCATAGGCACGTTCTTCTATCAAATCTACAAGTTCTTTTAATCCTTTATCATCAATTTCTTTAGCATTAATTTTAGCTATAGTAAATTCATCCTCAAAGTCTGAAACTGATATTTTGGCATAGTTTGAATATTTTAAACCTTCAATTACCATATAATCAAGATTTAAAAGACATTCACTTCTGGTTAAGAGATTTTCAATGTCCAACTTTTGATTTATAAGGAAAAACGTTTCATCTGCCGAGCCAATTACAAGCTCTGCACCCGCTTCTTTGTGTTTCCATGTATCTCTTCCTTCAACATCAAAGCTTTTATGCATGTGCTTAATAGTTCCAACCTTGAATCCACGATTTACAAGTTCTTTAACAATTTTTACAACTAAAGTAGTTTTTCCAGTATCCTTTGTCCCTACAACACTAATAATTTTCATAATTAACACCTACAAAAAAGTAATTTACACATCTTAATTATATTTAATAGTTCTATTATATTATTATAAATTGACTATAAAATTTCTAAGATCAAGTAGGAATAATGGAATAACGCTCATTATAGATGTAATGGGCATTAAAACGGATATAATGTAATACATAAATGTAATACAATTTTACAAAAAAAACTCATAAATGACATATGTTTTCCTGTAATTTTTTAATCTAAAACCATTAGACACTATAGAAGCATATTATTTAAAAATTTAATGATTATATGGTGGAATTAATGATATCTTGAAATCTTATCTGGAATGGTAAGTTAAGTCATAGGTGGATCACAAAAATGTTCTTTAATGTTTTATTTTTATGAATTTACATTTCAACAAAGATTGATCAATTTAATGTTAATTTTCATGCTTAATTCAGTATTAAAGCATTTTAAGCTAAATTTTGTTCATTAGGGGTTGAAAAAGACTGATTTGGAGTATAATTTAATTCATATTTTTGAAATATCATTTTTTAAATATAATGAAATACAAAATTTAGTTAGTGGTGATATATTGAAAAAAGAGGAATGTAAATGCATAAGCTGTGAAGAGATATGCGAATATGTAGAAAAAGAAGTTAAACCTGGAGATATTATAAGATTATCCCTTGGAAGAGTTTATATTCCAGGAAAAGTCATTACAAATAACGAAGGCATTATTCAGCTTGAAGTACGGGGAGATACAATTAAAGGATTAACCTGTATAGACATGGAAAAATCAAAAGATTTTATCATTGAAATAGAGCATGAATGTGAAGATAAAAAGTGCACACTTGAAGCTAAAAATGAGTAATCAATTTAAAACTATTTTTTTATTATACTTTCTAAATTTTATTTGATAATCTTTGTAATAAATTACATATTTTTTGTAAATGTTGTTAACACACGTTGTAATTGTAATACAATATCACAGAACAAATGTGTGCTAAGTACACAGTATTATATAAAGTTTTCTATCTGATTTCAGTGAGAATCTATATATATAGAGATAAAGTAATGTGTAATCAATACACATGGTGAGTTCATGTCCAAACATATCGTCTCAGGGTTAAATTATCTGGCAGCTATAAATCTTCGCAAACAAGGATATCTTCAAAAAGAAATAGCTGAAGCTCTGGGAATGGATAGGTCAACAGTATCGCACTATATCAACGGTCGAAATATATCATGGGATTCCATTGAAATCGCTGAAGTAGTAAGTAAACTATGTCCAGAAGATTTTCTGAAACTGACATATGCACTAACTAAAGATACCAAAAAAACAAGAACAATCATTAAAACATTGTCAGAGTTTAAATTCAAGGCAATAGTGAAAGATAGCTGTATAGGATGTGGATTATGTGTAGATACATGCTTAATGAAAGCTGTAGAATTAAATAACCTCAAAGCACAGATAGACTCTAATTGGTGTTGTGGATGTCATATGTGTGAATCAAGGTGTCCAACCAACTCAATAGAAATTTTGGAGGTTTAAGAAAACCAAGGTTTCCGAACCACAAAATAATGAAAAACTAATTGAGGTTGAAGAAATCGAAGGTTTCTGAATCACAAAAATTTCAAATTTTTGGAGGTATAAAATGGTAGCAAACGAAAAAGCCACCGAAGACAAGAATATCTCTATTAAAAGGGAAGCAGCAGAGAAAAGAGAACTTTGCTTCGAAAATGAGACTTGTATTGGCTGTGGTATATGTGAACAAATTTGCCCTGTGGAAGCAATAGAACTTGGTCCAATGGGTGCAATAGTAAGAGGAGAAATTGATGCTTCAAAAATCAGTGTAGACGAAAACAAATGTGTACTCTGTGGTATGTGTAGTGTAGCATGCCCGGTTGAAGCAATAGATTTCACAATAGATGGTAAACCAATCAGCGAAATAGAAGAATATCCAAGATTAATCAGATCAATTACTCCTGAAGAGGAAAGTTGTGTTTACTGTGGAGCTTGTGATATAGCATGCCCACAGGGTGCAATAAGAGTTATGAGAGAACTACCTGAAAGGGCTAAACTTGTAACTGGTGAAATAGAAGTTGATAAAGATGCTTGTATCTCATGTGGAATGTGTGAAGACATGTGTCCAGCAGATGCAATATATCTTGAAGAAAACATTCCAACATCATCAAATCCAGAGATAGCAACAGATATAGTCGTAGATAAAGACAAATGTGTTTACTGCGGTATCTGTAAGCGAATATGCCCAGAAGATGCGATAAAAGTTATATGTAAAGTATGTCCTTACGGAGAATACGAAATTGAAGAAGCAGAAGTTAAAGGAGACTTAGTAGTCGACGAAGATTTATGTGTTAACTGCGGATGGTGCCAGGAAATATGTCCAAAAGACGTATTTGTAGTTGAAAAACCATTTGAAGGCGAATTAATCATAGATGAGGACGCTTGCCAGGGATGTGAAACATGTATCGATGTATGTCCATGCAATGTATTATCATTCCCAGAATCTTCTGAATCAGGTGAAATAGCACCAAAAATCCAGAAAGATGAAAAGTACTGTATATACTGTGGAGCATGCGAAAATGTATGTGCTACAAATGCTATTAAAGTCAAAAGGACAGGTGTAAACATAACACCAACCAAATCAAAAGCATGGAAAAAAGCAGTTGAATCACTTAAATTTTCAGATGAAGTAGCAGAAAGCAGCACTCAATCAGCGAAAGCTAAATCGGAGGGTAAATAGAATGGCATACCGACTAATAGTACACAGAGAACTTTGCCACGGATGTGGTAACTGCGTTGTAGCATGCCCTGTAAACGCATCTAAAAGTACAGAAATTGCAGGTGGGAAAGGCCCACAAGAAGATATTGGCCCATCAATAATAGTAGAAGATGGAGCTGTCCGAATTAATCAGCTTAAAGAATGCAAGAATTGTGCAACATGCATTAAAGCCTGTCCTGTAGGCGCCATAGAACTGGAGGAAGTATAATGAAAGTCATACTGAATACAGGAAGAACTGTCTGGCAGGGCCAGGCCATTGAATCAGGTAAAGATCTTCCAATGTATGTAAACTATGCAGCTATAGCCCATATGAATAAAGATATGATGGACGAATTAGGTGTAAAAGCAGGAAATAACATAAAAGTTGTTTCTGAATTTGGAGACGTAGTTGTTAAAGTTGTAGACACAAAAGAAACACTCCCTGAAGGAATGATATACATACCCATGGGTCCATGGGCAAACAGAGTTATAAGGCCTACAACTGACTGTACAGCAACACCAAGTTTCAAAAACATTCCTGTGGAAATCGAACCAACAGAAGAAGCAGTTTTAGACATGCCTACGTTAATGAAGGTATATAAGAAGGCACAGATGATTTAAAACCTCAAAGGAGGATTTTCATGCAAAAGATAATAAAAAACGGAATGGTTTATGATCCACTAAATAACATCGACGGAGAGAAGATGGACATCTGTATAGAGGATGGTAAAATAGTGGAAAGCGTCGCAAATGACGCAGAAGTTATAGACGCTTCTGGAAAAATTGTAATGGCTGGTGGGGTTGATCCTCACACACACATAGCTGGTGCAAAAGTAAACGTTGGAAGAATGTACCGGCCAGAAGACAGTAAAAGAGATGTCATGGCAAGAGGAGGAGGTATGAGGGCCGGTAGTGGTTTCTCAGTCCCATCAACATTCATGACAGGTTACAGATATGCTCAAATGGGTTATACAACAGCAATGGAAGCAGCAATGCCACCTTTACTTGCAAGACACACCCATGAAGAATTCCACGACATGCCAATTATCGACCATGCTGCTTACCCATTATTCGGTAACAACTGGTTCGTAATGAAATATCTAAAAGAAGGAGACTTAGATAAAACTGCAGCATACGCTGCATGGCTGTTAAGAGCCACAAAAGGATACGCAATAAAAATTGTGAACCCTGCAGGTACAGAAGCATGGGCATGGGGAGGAAATGTACACGGAATCAACGACCCGGTACCATACTTTGATGTGACAGGTGCAGACATAATAAAAGGACTTGCTGAAGTAAACGAAATGCTTGGACTTCCACATGCAATACACTTACACTGTAACGACCTGGGGCATCCAGGAAACTATGAAACAACAATTGCATCATTTGATGTGCCTAAAAACATAGTACCAAAACCAAAATACGGAGACAGGGACAAAATCCTGTATGCAACACACGTTCAGTTCCACTGCTACGGGGGAACTAACTGGAGAGACTTCGTATCCGCAGCCCCTAAAGTTGCAGACTACATAAACAAAAGTGATCACCTCGTTGTAGACATAGGTCAAGTAACTCTTGATGAAACAACCACAATGACA is a genomic window containing:
- a CDS encoding carboxymuconolactone decarboxylase family protein — translated: MGEMEEMHELPDNYKSITKRFKEYGDALDELGRIAKEIGPLDEKTCHLIQLAASAAIRSEGGVHSHARRAMIHGASSEELYHTLLIITNTIGYPNIAAAMSWVNDIVEGSDRSRTPMSGK
- the moaA gene encoding GTP 3',8-cyclase MoaA encodes the protein MTAKDKYERPVFSLRISITNRCNVRCFYCHHDGIIPQSYEMTADEIYRVAKIAADIGVRKIRLSGGEPLIRDDIVEIVKKISSVGFKDIALTTNGTLLGKYAKDLKQAGLNRVNVSFDTLNPETYRFITKKDYLEKAKEGIKTASEVGLYPVKVNMVVMKGINHCEIWDMFHFCKENNAILQLIELLNTETCPDTEFFDEYHYEMSGLEDELNEIADDVKTRQFMQDRKKYFLEGGEIEIVKPMDNTEFCKNCTRLRITPDGKIKPCLLRNDNLVDLLEPIRLGYADEYLKKIFLDAISNREPYYKECVETIH
- the mobB gene encoding molybdopterin-guanine dinucleotide biosynthesis protein B; protein product: MKIISVVGTKDTGKTTLVVKIVKELVNRGFKVGTIKHMHKSFDVEGRDTWKHKEAGAELVIGSADETFFLINQKLDIENLLTRSECLLNLDYMVIEGLKYSNYAKISVSDFEDEFTIAKINAKEIDDKGLKELVDLIEERAYGILPYMDCKDCGFESCKDMAKAVAEGKTTEQICVMKKMKDIELKVDGKPVPMNPFVQTFVQNTTLGMISSLRGEALKDFENKKIELLIKGSTIGKTY
- a CDS encoding DUF2097 family protein, producing MKKEECKCISCEEICEYVEKEVKPGDIIRLSLGRVYIPGKVITNNEGIIQLEVRGDTIKGLTCIDMEKSKDFIIEIEHECEDKKCTLEAKNE
- a CDS encoding 4Fe-4S binding protein, translated to MSKHIVSGLNYLAAINLRKQGYLQKEIAEALGMDRSTVSHYINGRNISWDSIEIAEVVSKLCPEDFLKLTYALTKDTKKTRTIIKTLSEFKFKAIVKDSCIGCGLCVDTCLMKAVELNNLKAQIDSNWCCGCHMCESRCPTNSIEILEV
- a CDS encoding 4Fe-4S binding protein; amino-acid sequence: MVANEKATEDKNISIKREAAEKRELCFENETCIGCGICEQICPVEAIELGPMGAIVRGEIDASKISVDENKCVLCGMCSVACPVEAIDFTIDGKPISEIEEYPRLIRSITPEEESCVYCGACDIACPQGAIRVMRELPERAKLVTGEIEVDKDACISCGMCEDMCPADAIYLEENIPTSSNPEIATDIVVDKDKCVYCGICKRICPEDAIKVICKVCPYGEYEIEEAEVKGDLVVDEDLCVNCGWCQEICPKDVFVVEKPFEGELIIDEDACQGCETCIDVCPCNVLSFPESSESGEIAPKIQKDEKYCIYCGACENVCATNAIKVKRTGVNITPTKSKAWKKAVESLKFSDEVAESSTQSAKAKSEGK
- a CDS encoding 4Fe-4S binding protein, with the translated sequence MAYRLIVHRELCHGCGNCVVACPVNASKSTEIAGGKGPQEDIGPSIIVEDGAVRINQLKECKNCATCIKACPVGAIELEEV
- a CDS encoding molybdopterin dinucleotide binding domain-containing protein, yielding MKVILNTGRTVWQGQAIESGKDLPMYVNYAAIAHMNKDMMDELGVKAGNNIKVVSEFGDVVVKVVDTKETLPEGMIYIPMGPWANRVIRPTTDCTATPSFKNIPVEIEPTEEAVLDMPTLMKVYKKAQMI
- a CDS encoding formylmethanofuran dehydrogenase subunit A produces the protein MQKIIKNGMVYDPLNNIDGEKMDICIEDGKIVESVANDAEVIDASGKIVMAGGVDPHTHIAGAKVNVGRMYRPEDSKRDVMARGGGMRAGSGFSVPSTFMTGYRYAQMGYTTAMEAAMPPLLARHTHEEFHDMPIIDHAAYPLFGNNWFVMKYLKEGDLDKTAAYAAWLLRATKGYAIKIVNPAGTEAWAWGGNVHGINDPVPYFDVTGADIIKGLAEVNEMLGLPHAIHLHCNDLGHPGNYETTIASFDVPKNIVPKPKYGDRDKILYATHVQFHCYGGTNWRDFVSAAPKVADYINKSDHLVVDIGQVTLDETTTMTADGPMEYDLHSLNGLKWANCDVEMETGSGVVPFIYAAKAPVPASQWGVGMELFLEIKDPTKICLTTDSPNAGPFTRYPRVMAWLMSNKYRMNLIENELHKWAQTKTTVATLDREYSLYEIAQVTRATSAKVLGLSDTKGHLGVGADADIAVYDINPETQDLSAEYMAVEKAFSNAAYVLKDGEIVVLDGTMVKPDLYGRTYWINTQFKPEVEQEVLVDVEKWFKQYYSVNFENYPVQEDYIPRSVPLLGDSVPEEISGKEPAAEGASK